The nucleotide sequence GTTCGTGACGGCCATGGCGCTCTGGCACTTCGCCCAGGCCGGCGTGGAGCTCGCGGTGGTGGAGGTGGGCCTGGGCGGCAGGCTGGATGCGACCAACGTGGTCGAGGATCCGGAGGTGACGGCCATCACGCCTCTCTCTCTCGACCACACGGCCGTGCTGGGCAGCCGCCTGGAGCAGATCGCGGCCGAGAAGGCCGGCATCCTCAAGCCCGGGGCCGACGCGGTGCTGGCTCCCCAGGCGCGGGCCGCCCGGGAGGTGGTGGCCGCCGCCGCCCGCAAGGTGGACGCCCCCCTCTTCGAGGTCGAGGAACAGACGCCCGGGCCGGACGGCCGAGCGCCGGCGAACGACGGCCGCTCCTACGTGTTCGCCAGCCGGCACGTAGGACCGGATGGGGGCCGGCTCGAGGTGTGGGCCCCGGGCGGGGCTCACTACGAAAGCCTGGCCGTGCCGCTCCTCGGCCCTCACCAGCTGGTCAACGCCGCGACGGCCGTGGCGGTGGCCGATCGGCTGGCCTCCCGAGGATGGCCCATCACGGCGGAGGCGGTCGCCCGGGGGCTTCAGGAAGTGCGCTGGCCGGGGAGGCTCCAGGTGATCGGGAAGCGACCCGTGGTGGTGGTGGACGGCGCCCACAACCCCCAGGCGGCTGCGGCTCTCGCACGGGCGCTCGAGCAGGTCTTCGGGCGGCCGGCGTCGTGGCTGGTGATCGGGATGCTGGCCGAGAAGGACGTAAAGGGCGTGCTGCGCCGCCTGGTGCGGCCGACCACACGGGTCGTGGCGACCCGGGCCAGGTCGAGCC is from Limnochorda sp. L945t and encodes:
- a CDS encoding bifunctional folylpolyglutamate synthase/dihydrofolate synthase encodes the protein MSTDGAPETASALDYLGRLARFGVRLGLERMRGVLEALGQPHRAYRWVHVAGTNGKGSTAAMIASMARAAGIRTALYTSPHLVRFHERIVVDGAPITDEELVRAYRRVREAVDRAGEGGELPTHFEFVTAMALWHFAQAGVELAVVEVGLGGRLDATNVVEDPEVTAITPLSLDHTAVLGSRLEQIAAEKAGILKPGADAVLAPQARAAREVVAAAARKVDAPLFEVEEQTPGPDGRAPANDGRSYVFASRHVGPDGGRLEVWAPGGAHYESLAVPLLGPHQLVNAATAVAVADRLASRGWPITAEAVARGLQEVRWPGRLQVIGKRPVVVVDGAHNPQAAAALARALEQVFGRPASWLVIGMLAEKDVKGVLRRLVRPTTRVVATRARSSRTAPIDPHELAALASQMGARTAVPVTPAREALRYAVGRAEPEDLVVVAGSLYLAGEILEEGLAVSDPSASPSSTKSAAK